CGGGCTTAATTATCCCTGCAGAGATTACGGTATTTGAAGACCGTTCATTTACATTTATTACTAAAACTCCACCTGCAGCAGTGTTGCTAAAGAAAGCAGCAGGAATTGATACTGCATCTGGAGAGCCTAACCGAAACAAGGTGGCTACATTAAAGCGTGATAAAGTACGCGAGATCGCGGAAACTAAAATGCCAGACTTAAACGCTGCTGATGTAGAAGCAGCTATGCGTATGGTAGAAGGTACTGCCCGTAGCATGGGAATTGTTATTGAAGACTAATTAAACCCATGTTTGTAGATGGAGGTTGCGAGTAAAGGATGTCTTATCCTGCCTGCAAGTGCAGGTTCGCAACCTTTATTAGTGGGAGGTCTAACCGCTAAAACCACAATTGAGGAGGAAATGAAATTGGCTAAGAAAGGTAAAAAGTACCAAGATGCACTGAAAGCCGTTGACCGTGAAAAAGTTTACGGTGCGAGCGAAGCAGTGGAGCTTGTGAAAGAAACAGCAACAGCAAAGTTTGATGAAACTGTTGAACTTGCTGCACGTTTAGGTGTAGATCCAAAGAAAGCAGACCAACAAATCCGTGGAGCAGTTGTTCTTCCACACGGAACAGGTAAAACTCAACGAGTTCTTGTTTTCGCTAAAGGGGACAAAGCGAAGGAAGCGGAAGCTGCTGGTGCAGATTATGTAGGAGAAGAAGACTTAATCAACAAAGTAAACCAAGGTTGGTTCGACTTCGATGTAGTTGTTGCAACTCCTGACATGATGGCACAAGTAGGTAAACTTGGTCGTGTATTAGGACCTAAAGGTCTTATGCCAAACCCTAAGACAGGTACTGTAACATTTGAAGTTGAAAAAGCTGTTAACGAAATCAAGGCTGGTAAAGTAGAATACCGCGTTGATAAAGCTGGAAACATCCATGTACCGATTGGAAAAGTTTCTTTCGACACGGACAAGCTTGTTGAAAACTTCGAAACAATTATTGATACATTGTTAAAAGCAAAGCCTGCAGCAGCAAAAGGAACTTATATGCGCAATGTTGCGGTAGCTTCAACAATGGGACCTGGACTTAAGGTAGATATTTCCAGCTATAAAGGTTAATTAGATATTGACTTCGCTAACCGAAGTCGATATACTAGTTTTTGTTAATTAAATAAATCGTCATACCGTAGACAGTAGGTGCATAATTAATTGCTTAATTCCCTACCGAGGTAAGTAACGTATGGATCCTATTTTTAAAAAATAGGTTTTCGGATATTACTGCCTCCATGTGTCTGCATGGGGGCATTTTTTATACGGTACGGTATGAACAATCTTGCACAGGAGGTGTCATGATGAGCGCTGTTATCGAAAAGAAAAAGCAACTTGTTGATGAAATTACAACAAAGCTTAAAGAAAGCCAATCTACAATTGTTGTAGATTACCGTGGACTTGACGTTGCAGAAGTGACTGAACTTCGTAAGCAACTTCGTGAAGCGAATGTAGACTTCAAAGTTTACAAAAACTCAATGGTTCGACGTGCGACAGCTGAAGCTGGACTAACTGATATTGATGAGCAATTAGTAGGGCCGACAGCAATTGCATTTTGTAACGATGATGTAATTGCTCCTGCGAAAGTGTTAAATAACTTCGCTAAAGAACATCAAGACCTTGAGCTTAAAGCTGGTATTATCGAAGGTCGCGTAGCTTCTTTAGAAGAAGTAAAAGCACTTGCGGAACTACCATCTCGCGACGGATTACTTGGAATGCTACTCAGCGTTATGCAAGCTCCAGTACGAAACTTTGCATTGGCTACAAAAGCTGTTGCAGAGCAAAAAGAAGAGCAAGGTGCATAATCGGAACATACCAATTTGTCGCCTAGCGGTTTAAAATAATTAAAATTATAGGAGGAAAACAAAATGACTAAAGAGCAAATTATTGATGCGATTAAAGAAATGTCTGTTTTAGAATTAAACGATCTAGTTAAAGCGATCGAGGAAGAGTTTGGAGTAGAAGCTGCAGCTCCTGTAGCTGTTGCAGGCGGTGGCGCTGCTGAAGCTGCTGAAGAGCAAACTGAATTTGACGTAGTACTTGAGTCTGCAGGTGCATCTAAGATCAACGTAATTAAAGTTGTTCGTGAAATCACTGGCCTAGGCTTAAAAGATGCAAAAGCACTAGTAGACGGAGCGCCAGAAACACTTAAAGAAGGCGTATCTAAAGAAGAAGCTGATGAAATGAAAGCTAAGCTTGAAGAAGCTGGAGCTAGCATCGAGCTTAAGTAAGCTTGACAATGGTTTATTGAAAAACTCGCTTTGGAGACAAAGCGAGTTTTTTCGTATCACTTGATAAATAACCTAATAAAAAGTATGTTGTGCGACGACAATGGTAAAAGGTATAGTAGTTTGATTGGAGGTGTTCCAATGTCTAATCATTATTATTCAGAAAAACCAGAAGTGGAAAGTCAGAGAAAGAAGATTACCGAAACAATTAATGAAGTAACTTTTCAGTATATTGTTGATAGAGGTATTTTTTCTAAAAAAGGAATAGACTTCGGTTCAAAGTTGTTAATAGAAACATTTGAAGAAACATTAGATGTGGCAGGACCGATTGCTGATGTCGGTTGTGGTTGGGGACCAATTGGTATTGCGATCGCAAAACGATACGAAAATCGGAAGGTACACATGTTTGATATAAATGAACGTGCAATTTCATTGTCAATCGAAAACGCGAAGGTTAATGGTGTTGGTAATGTAGTTGTAGAGCAAAATAATTTGTTAGAGAACCAACCGGATGAATTTTATTCCGCTATTGTTTCGAACCCTCCGATCAGGGCTGGGAAAGAAGTTATTTTCAAGTTGTATGAGCAAGCAGTAGAAGCATTGAAGTTAAACGGTGAGCTTTGGCTAGTGATACAAAAGAAGCAAGGTGCTCCTTCTACGATGAAAAAACTAGAAGAATTAGGGCTAGATGTCGAGATTGTAAACAAGTCAAAAGGATTTTTCATTATAAGAGGGAAAAAGATTGACTCAACAAATTAGTTGTGTTAATGTTATTTAATGCGTATGAATATAAAGTTGAAAATGGGGCAAATATGCTTTTAAATTCAAGGTTAGTATGATGACTAGAGTTTAAAAAGTCAAGCCTTTGTTTTCTTATGCTATCATCTTTATCAAAAAAGATGATGGAAAAAATAGGTGATGTGTATAAAAAGGGTGAATTTGGACAAACTATTAACGTCTTTTATGCTTTGACTAGGTAGAAGTCTTACAGGCCCTTTTTTTGTTTTTTACATAATGATTTACATCTAAATTGGTTGCTTCGATAAAGTGATTGCTTTATAGGCCGCCTGTTGAGAATGAATGAGCAGCTCGAGTATTTTATTCTATGAGCTCGAGGTTCATTCATTCTCAAAAGCTTCACAATGAAAAGTGAAGTGACAAGCATTACGCTTGGCTGCGGTCCAAAAAAAGTGAGAATAGCAACCTTGTCTAGGGTGTTTTTCCTAAGAGGTAGAAAATAGCACATCACAAGTAAAAAAAGGCAATGCCTGAAAAAAGTGTATCAAAGAATGGCAAGTACAAATGGTATACCATTCTTATGATGATAAAAACGTTAGTTTTTAAGGGGTGAATCAGTTGACAGGTCAACTAGTTCAGTATGGACGCCACCGTCAGAGAAGGAGCTATGCCCGAATCAATGAAGTGTTGGATCTTCCAAACTTAATTGAGATTCAAACAGCTTCTTATCAATGGTTTCTTGATGAAGGTATTCGCGAGATGTTCGGAGACATCTCTCCAATTGAAGATTTTACTGGTAATTTGGTGCTTGAGTTTATTGATTATAGCTTAGGGGAACCGAAATATTCAGTAGAAGATTCCAAAGAACGAGATGTAACGTATTCGGCTCCGCTTCGTGTGAAGGTACGTCTCATTAATAAAGAGACAGGTGAAGTGAAAGAGCAAGAAGTGTTTATGGGAGATTTCCCTCTCATGACTGATACGGGAACATTTGTCATTAATGGTGCAGAACGAGTAATTGTTTCTCAACTCGTCCGTTCACCAAGTGTTTATTACAGTGAGAAGATTGACAAAAACGGAAAGAAGGGCTTTACGACTACTGTAATCCCGAACCGTGGTGCATGGTTGGAATTAGAAACAGACGCAAAAGACGTCGTTTATGTTCGTATAGACCGCACGCGTAAAATCCCTGTCACTGTATTGTTACGTGCTCTTGGATTTGGTTCAGATCAAGAGATCATTGATCTATTAGGTGAAGATGAGTATTTACGTAACACGCTTGAAAAAGATAATACAGATGGCTCTGAAAAAGCGCTACTGGAAATCTACGAACGTCTTCGTCCTGGAGAGCCTCCAACAGTCGATAATGCAAAAAGTTTGTTAGAATCACGTTTCTTTGATCCGAAACGATATGATTTAGCGAATGTTGGTCGATATAAGATTAATAAAAAACTGCATATTAAAAACCGTCTTTTCAACCAACGCCTAGCAGAAACACTTGTTGATCCTGACACAGGAGAAGTGTTAGCAGAAGAGGGTGCGTTGATCGATCGCAGATTATTAGATCGTTTACTTCCTTATTTAGAAAATAATGTCGGTTTTAAACATATCACTCTTCACGGTGGAGTGGTTGAAGATGAAGAAGTAGATCTTCAATCCGTCTTGATTCACCCTCCAAATGGTACAGAAGAGGATGAACCGATTCGCGTAATTGGTAATGGGGTTGTAGAGAAAGCAGTTAAAAATATCACTCCAGCTGATATTATTGCATCTATTAACTACTTCTTTAACCTACTACACGGAGTAGGGAACACAGACGATATTGACCACTTAGGTAACCGTCGCCTTCGTAGTGTAGGGGAATTATTACAAAATCAATTCCGTATTGGTTTATCAAGAATGGAACGCGTTGTACGTGAGCGTATGTCCATTCAAGATGCAAATATGATTACTCCGCAGGCTCTAATTAATATTCGCCCTGTGATTGCGTCTATTAAAGAGTTTTTCGGAAGCTCTCAATTATCTCAATTTATGGACCAGACAAATCCATTAGCAGAATTGACGCATAAAAGACGTCTTTCAGCACTTGGACCTGGTGGTCTAACACGTGAACGTGCAGGGTTTGAAGTGCGAGACGTACACTACTCTCACTATGGTCGTATGTGTCCAATCGAAACGCCAGAGGGACCGAACATCGGGTTAATCAACTCGCTTTCTAGTTATGCGAAAGTGAACGAATTTGGCTTTATGGAAACACCATATCGTAAGGTAGACCATGAATCTGGAAGAGTAAGTCCGCAGTTTGATTACTTAACTGCAGACGAAGAAGATAATTATGTTGTAGCTCAGGCGAATGCGAAGTTAGATGAAAACGGGGCATTTGTTGATGAAAATATTATTTGTCGTTTCCGTGGTGAAAACATTATTGTTCCACGTGACCGAGTAGACTACATGGACGTATCTCCAAAGCAAGTTGTATCAGCTGCGACAGCATGTATTCCGTTCTTAGAAAATGACGACTCTAACCGTGCATTAATGGGAGCGAACATGCAACGTCAAGCCGTTCCGCTATTAGAGCCGGAATCACCTCTTGTAGGTACTGGAATGGAATATGTTTCTGCTAAGGACTCTGGTGCAGCAGTCGTTTCGAAAACGAAGGGGCGCATAGAAAGAGTCTCAGGTAAATATGTACAACTTCGTAAGATTGAAGAAGTCGACGGAAAAGAAGTAGAAACAGATGTCGTACGCTACAATCTTCAAAAGTTTGAGCGTTCAAACCAAGGTACTTGCTATAATCAACGTCCGATTGTCAGTGAAGGGAACATCGTATCAAAAGGAGAAATCCTTGCTGACGGACCATCCATGGAAAAAGGTGAAATGGCCTTAGGACGTAACGTTATGGTTGGTTTCATGACTTGGGAAGGTTACAACTATGAGGATGCGATCATTTTAAGTGAACGCCTCGTAAAAGATGATGTATATACTTCAATTCATATTGAAGAGTATGAATCAGAAGCCCGCGATACTAAGTTAGGACCTGAAGAGATCACACGTGATATTCCAAACGTTGGTGAAGATGCACTGAAGAACCTTGACGAACGTGGAATTATTCGAGTGGGTGCGGAAGTAAAAGACGGAGATATCCTTGTTGGTAAGGTAACACCTAAAGGGGTTACTGAGTTAACAGCAGAAGAGCGTCTATTACATGCGATTTTCGGGGAAAAGGCTCGTGAAGTACGAGATACATCACTACGTGCACCACATGGTGGAGACGGAATTGTCTTAGACGTTAAAGTCTTCAATCGTGAAGATGGCGATGAACTGCCTCCTGGAGTTAATCAATTAGTACGTGTTTATATCGTACAGAAAAGAAAGATTAACGAAGGTGACAAGATGGCTGGACGTCACGGTAACAAAGGTGTAATTTCTCGTATTTTACCAGAGGAAGATATGCCTTATTTACCAGATGGCACTCCAATCGACATCATGTTAAACCCTCTTGGTGTACCATCACGTATGAACATCGGGCAAGTACTTGAGATGCACTTAGGAATGGCAGCGAGAAACTTAGGTATTCACGTAGCTAGTCCAGTATTTGATGGTGCTCGTGAAGAAGATGTATGGAGTACTCTTGATGAGGCAGGTATGGCACGCGATGGTAAAACCGTTTTATATGACGGACGTACTGGAGAGCCATTCGATAACCGTGTGTCTGTTGGGATCATGTACATGATTAAACTTGCACACATGGTTGATGATAAGTTACATGCTCGTTCAACTGGACCATACTCACTTGTTACTCAGCAGCCGTTAGGTGGTAAAGCACAGTTCGGGGGACAGCGTTTTGGTGAGATGGAGGTTTGGGCACTTGAAGCATATGGTGCAGCTTATACATTACAAGAGATTCTAACCGTTAAGTCCGATGATGTTGTTGGACGTGTGAAAACGTATGAAGCGATTGTAAAAGGTGAAAATGTACCTGAGCCAGGTGTACCAGAGTCATTCAAAGTTCTCATCAAGGAACTTCAAAGCTTAGGTATGGACGTGAAGATGCTATCAAGCAATGAAGAGGAAATAGAAATGCTTGAACTTGATGATGAAGAAGAACAAGGGAATGACAAGTTGAATTTAAACCTTGAGTCCGGTGAATCAAACGGTTAATGGGAGAACTTGAATGCTGAAAGGGAGGTTAGCCCCTTGATAGATGTGAATAACTTTGAGTATATGAAAATTGGTCTTGCATCTCCGGACAAGATTCGCTCTTGGTCTAGAGGTGAAGTGAAAAAACCAGAGACCATTAACTATCGTACGTTAAAGCCTGAAAAAGATGGATTGTTTTGTGAACGTATTTTTGGACCGCAAAAAGACTGGGAATGTCATTGTGGGAAGTATAAGCGAGTACGCTACAAAGGTGTCGTTTGTGATCGTTGTGGTGTAGAGGTAACTCGCGCAAAAGTACGCCGTGAGCGAATGGGGCACATTGAATTAGCTGCCCCGGTCTCTCATATTTGGTACTTCAAAGGGATCCCAAGTCGTATGGGTCTTGTCTTAGACATGTCTCCGCGTTCTCTTGAGGAAGTTATTTATTTCGCTTCCTATGTAGTAACCGATACTGGGGATACACCATTAGAACTTAAACAACTTCTTTCAGAAAAAGAATATCGTACGTATCGTGAAAAATACGGTCGTTCCTTTACAGCCCAAATGGGGGCAGAGGCGATCCGTAAATTGTTACAAGATATAGACTTAGATAAAGAAGTAAATATGTTGAAAGAAGAGCTCGTTACAGCTCAAGGTCAACGTCGAACTCGTGCTATCAAACGACTAGAAGTGCTAGAGGCATTCCGTAATTCAGGGAACAACCCGGCATGGATGATCATGGATGTTTTACCAGTCATTCCACCAGAATTACGTCCAATGGTTCAATTAGATGGTGGAAGATTCGCGACGTCTGACTTAAACGACTTATATCGTCGTGTGATTAACCGAAACAATCGATTAAAGCGCCTATTAGATCTTGGGGCACCAAGCATTATCGTTCAAAACGAAAAGCGTATGCTTCAAGAAGCTGTTGATGCTTTAATTGATAACGGGCGACGCGGTCGTCCTGTAACAGGACCGGGTAACCGTCCGCTAAAATCTCTTTCTCATATGCTGAAGGGGAAACAAGGTCGTTTCCGTCAAAACTTACTTGGTAAACGTGTAGACTACTCTGGTCGTTCTGTTATCGTGGTAGGACCACACTTGAAGATGTATCAATGTGGTTTACCTAAAGAAATGGCACTTGAATTATTTAAACCTTTTGTAATGAAAGAGCTTGTTAGCAAAGGTTTAGCTCACAATATTAAGAGTGCAAAACGTAAAGTTGAGCGAGTGCAACCGGAAGTTTGGGATGTATTAGAAGAAGTCATTAAAGAACATCCGGTCCTTTTAAACCGTGCGCCAACGTTACACAGACTAGGGATTCAAGCATTTGAACCGACATTAGTAGAAGGTCGTGCGATTAAGCTTCACCCACTCGTATGTACTGCTTATAACGCAGACTTTGACGGTGACCAAATGGCGGTGCACGTTCCATTATCTGCAGAAGCCCAAGCAGAGTCTCGTTTACTTATGCTTGCAGCTCAAAACATCTTAAACCCTAAAGACGGTAAACCAGTTGTTACGCCGTCTCAAGATATGGTATTAGGAAACTACTACTTAACTCTTGAGCGTAAAGGGGCAATTGGAGAAGGTAACATTTACAAAGATGCAGACGAAGCACTTACTGCGTATCGAAATGGACATGTCCACCTTCATACGAGAGTGGCTATCCCTGTTGGATCTCTTGGGAAAACGAACTTCAAGGAAGAACACGAAGGTAAATTACTCCTAACTTCCGTAGGGAAAATTATTTTTAATGAAATTCTCCCAGGATCGTTTCCATATGTAAATGAACCAACTGCAACAAACTTAGAGATTGAAACACCTGATAAATACATTGTTCCATCTGGCACAGATGTTAAAAAAGAATACGAAAACAGAGATGTTGTCGCACCATTTAAGAAAGGTTTCTTAGGTGACATTATCGCTGAAGTATTTAAGAAATTTAAAGTATCTCAAACGTCTGTCATGCTTGATAAGATGAAGGATCTAGGTTTCCACTACTCCACAAAAGCCGGTATTACAATCGGTGTATCTGACATTGTTGTATTGAAGGATAAGCAAGAAATCCTTGACGATGCAGAGAAAAAAGTGGACCGTGTCGTAAAGCAGTTCCGACGAGGTTTAATTACTGAAGAGGAACGTTATGACAAAGTCATCGAAGTGTGGAGTGCAGCAAAAGACGAGATCCAAAATCGATTAATGGGAACACTTGAAGATACGAACCCAATCTTTATGATGAGTGATTCCGGAGCTCGTGGTAACGCATCAAACTTTACGCAACTTGCTGGTATGCGTGGTCTGATGGCGAATCCGTCTGGTCGTATTATTGAACTTCCAATCAAATCAAGTTTCCGTGAAGGTTTAACAGTACTTGAGTACTTTATCTCTACGCACGGTGCGCGTAAAGGTCTAGCCGATACAGCCTTGAAGACTGCCGATTCAGGTTACTTAACACGTCGTCTTGTAGATGTTGCACAAGATGTGATCGTTCGTGAAGATGACTGCGGTACAGATCGTGGACTAAAGGTTGCGGCAATTACTGAAGGTACAGAAGTAATTGAACCGTTATACGACCGCCTTGTTGGTCGTGTGGCGTTTAATACAATTAAGCATCCTGAGACAGGTGAAGTATTAGTAGAAAAAGATGTTGAAATGGATGAAGATTCTGCTAAAGTCGTAGAAGATGCAGGAGTAGAGTCTGTTGTCATTCGTTCGGCATTTACTTGTGATACTAAACATGGCGTTTGTAAAAGATGTTATGGTCGAAACTTAGCAACAGGTGCTGAAGTTGAGGTTGGAGAAGCGGTTGGTATCATTGCTGCTCAATCAATTGGTGAACCAGGTACTCAGTTAACAATGCGTACATTCCATACAGGTGGGGTAGCAGGAGATGATATTACCCAAGGTTTACCGCGTATCCAGGAACTGTTTGAAGCACGTAACCCGAAAGGTCAGGCTGTTATTTCAGAGATCGAAGGGGCAGTTAGCGACATTAAAGAAGTAAATGAAAAGAAAGAAATTGTCGTACAAGGTGAAATTGAAACACGTAACTACGTTGCGCCATACGGTGCTAGAATGAAAGTAGAAGTTGGCGATCAAGTGAAACCAGGTCAAGAACTTACAGAAGGTTCAATTGACCCTAAAGAATTACTTTTAGTTTCTGGTGTACAAGGTGTACAAGAATATCTCTTACGCGAGGTACAAAAAGTTTATCGTATGCAAGGGGTAGAAATCGGAGATAAACACGTAGAGGTTATGGTACGTCAAATGCTTCGAAAGATCCGTGTTGTCGATGCTGGAGATACAGAAGTATTACCAGGATCCCTTGTTGAAGTGCATCAATTCAATGAAGCGAACAAAGATATTCTATTGCGTGGAGGTACTCCGGCAATGGGAACTCCTGTCTTACTCGGTATTACAAAAGCATCCCTTGAGACAGATTCATTCTTATCTGCTGCTTCTTTCCAAGAAACGACACGAGTTCTTACTGATGCAGCTATCAAAGGTAAGAGAGACGAACTTGTCGGCTTGAAAGAAAACGTCATTATCGGTAAACTTGTTCCTGCAGGAACAGGAATGCAACGATATCGCAAGATCACTTCAACGAATGTTGAAGAGGAAGCGACAGATGAAATGGTAGAAGAAGTATCTATTCAAGAATAAATGCAAATTAATGTTGACACGCGTTGATTACGATGGTAATATATCAAAGTGTGCCAAACACCTGATGCTTTGGAGGATGAAAAATGTCTTATGAAAAAGTAGACCAGGCAAACGAAAAAGTCGTCGGCACGAAACAGACGCTTAAAGCACTGGAAAATCAACAGGTTATAGAGCTGGTCGTTGCAGAAGATGCAGATCCGAAGGTTTTGCATAAAGCAGTGAAACTAGCCGAATCACAAGGTATTCCAATTATTAATGTCGATTCTATGAAAAAGCTTGGAAAAGCTTGTGGAATTGATGTGAATGCAGCGATTGTTGCCTTGAAAAAGTAAAAATAAGTTTTTGCCTATTGGCCTTCCTTTAGGCAAAAACTTTCCTTTTACACAATTATGAACCACCTGGACCAGTGGGCTTAAATAAATCATAGATGAAAGGAGGATATCGCATGCCTACTATTAATCAATTAGTGCGTAAAGGTCGTAAAGCGAAAGTAGAAAAATCCGACTCGCCAGCATTGAACAAAGGGTACAACAGTTTCAAGAAAGTACAAACGAACCAAAGTTCTCCACAAAAACGTGGTGTATGTACTCGTGTTGGAACTATGACACCTAAGAAACCAAACTCTGCCCTTCGTAAATATGCTCGTGTGCGTCTAACTAACCAAATTGAAGTAACGGCATATATTCCTGGTATTGGACACAACCTTCAAGAACACAGTGTTGTACTTATTCGTGGAGGACGTGTGAAAGACTTACCGGGGGTACGTTACCACATCGTACGTGGTGCTCTTGACACTGCAGGTGTTGAGAACCGTGGACAAGGTCGTTCTAAATATGGAACTAAGAGACCTAAAAAATAATGCGTCAATCATGCGCTAAAAATTAATGATTTCGTGAAAGGAGGGAACCTTATGCCTCGTAAAGGACCTGTACCTCGCAGAGATGTATTACCTGATCCGATTTACAACTCAAAGTTAGTAACTCGCTTAATCAACCGTATTATGGTTGACGGTAAAAGAGGTAAAGCACAAACTATTCTTTATAAAGCATTTGAACTAGTACAAGAACGTACTGGTAATGACCCACAAGAAGTATTCGAACAAGCGTTAAAAAACATTATGCCAGTTCTTGAAGTTAAAGCTCGCCGTGTTGGTGGTGCTAACTATCAAGTACCGATCGAAGTTAAACCTGATCGTCGTACGACTTTAGGACTTCGTTGGTTAGTGAGCTACGCTCGCCTTCGTGGTGAAAAAACGATGGAAGAGCGTCTTGCAAATGAAATTATGGACGCAGCGAATAACACGGGTGCAGCTGTGAAGAAGCGTGAAGACACTCACCGCATGGCTGAAGCAAACAAAGCATTTGCTCATTATCGCTGGTAAGTAATATACTCCCTTAGCTCCACCTTAGGAAACTAAGGGTGAATATACAGCCGGGGGAAGAGTGAAGGAGGGGATTCCCTTCCTTTAACTACATACCCTGAAATAAAATAACATCTTCACTAAGGAAGGAGAAATTGACCAATGGGAAGAGAGTTCTCCTTGGAAAAAACACGTAATATCGGTATCATGGCACACATCGATGCCGGTAAAACGACAGCAACGGAAAGAGTTCTTTTCTACACTGGGCGTATCCATAAAATCGGTGAAACACACGAAGGTGCTTCTCAAATGGACTGGATGGAGCAGGAACAAGAGCGTGGTATTACAATCACATCTGCTGCGACAACAGCTCAATGGAAAGAACACCGTATTAATATCATCGATACACCTGGACACGTAGACTTCACTGTAGAAGTTGAGCGTTCTTTACGTGTACTTGACGGTGCAGTTGCAGTACTCGATGCTCAATCTGGTGTAGAGCCACAAACTGAAACAGTTTGGCGCCAAGCAACAACGTACCATGTACCACGAATTGTTTTCGTAAACAAAATGGACAAGATCGGTGCAGATTTCATTTATTCATTAAGCACATTGCATGACCGCCTCGGTGCGAACGCAGCTGCGATTCAGTTACCAATCGGTGCTGAAGATGACTTCGAAGGTATTATTGATCTTGTTGACATGCAAGCTTACTTCTATATGGATGACTTAGGAACTCGTAGTGAAGCACGTGAAATTCCTGAAGAGTATAAAGCTCAAGCGGAAGAGTATCGTGAGAAACTAGTTGAAGCAGTTTCTGAGCTTGATGAAGAGCTTATGATGAAGTACCTAGAAGGTGAAGAAATTACTGTCGATGAGCTAAAAGCGGCGATTCGTAAAGGTACTTGTAATGTTGAATTTTACCCAGTTCTTTGTGGTTCAGCATTCAAAAACAAAGGTGTTCAACTAATGATTGACGCAGTAATCGACTACTTACCGTCACCATTAGATGTACCTGCAATTCAAGGTCACGTTCCTGGAAACGAAGAAGAAACTATTGAGCGTAAAGCGGATGACAACGAGCCATTCTCAGCATTGGCATTTAAAGTTGCAACTGACCCTTACGTTGGTAAGCTTACTTTCTTCCGTGTTTACTCAGGTACAGTTAATGCTGGTTCTTATGTTAAGAACGCAACGAAAAACAAGCGTGAAAGAATGGGACGTATCCTACAAATGCACGCGAACCACCGTGAAGAGATCCCAACATGTTTTGCTGGAGATATCGCTGGCGGTGTAGGTTTAAAAGATACTTCTACTGGTGATACTCTATGTGATGAAAAGGATCTTGTTATTCTTGAGTCTATGGAATTCCCAGAGCCTGTTATCTCATTATCTGTTGAGCCAAAATCTAAGGCTGACCAAGATAAAATGGGTATTGCACTTGCAAAGCTGGCTGAAGAAGACCCTACATTCCAAACGCATACTGATGAAGAAACAGGTCAAACAATCATCGCTGGTATGGGTGAACTTCACCTTGACATCATCGTTGACCGTTTGAAACGTGAATTCAAAGTTGAAGCGAATGTTGGTGCTCCTCAAGTATCATATCGTGAATCAATTCGCCAAGCTGCTCAATGTGAAGGTAAATTCGTACGTCAATCCGGTGGTCGTGGACAATACGGTCACG
The Bacillus shivajii DNA segment above includes these coding regions:
- the rpoB gene encoding DNA-directed RNA polymerase subunit beta; this encodes MTGQLVQYGRHRQRRSYARINEVLDLPNLIEIQTASYQWFLDEGIREMFGDISPIEDFTGNLVLEFIDYSLGEPKYSVEDSKERDVTYSAPLRVKVRLINKETGEVKEQEVFMGDFPLMTDTGTFVINGAERVIVSQLVRSPSVYYSEKIDKNGKKGFTTTVIPNRGAWLELETDAKDVVYVRIDRTRKIPVTVLLRALGFGSDQEIIDLLGEDEYLRNTLEKDNTDGSEKALLEIYERLRPGEPPTVDNAKSLLESRFFDPKRYDLANVGRYKINKKLHIKNRLFNQRLAETLVDPDTGEVLAEEGALIDRRLLDRLLPYLENNVGFKHITLHGGVVEDEEVDLQSVLIHPPNGTEEDEPIRVIGNGVVEKAVKNITPADIIASINYFFNLLHGVGNTDDIDHLGNRRLRSVGELLQNQFRIGLSRMERVVRERMSIQDANMITPQALINIRPVIASIKEFFGSSQLSQFMDQTNPLAELTHKRRLSALGPGGLTRERAGFEVRDVHYSHYGRMCPIETPEGPNIGLINSLSSYAKVNEFGFMETPYRKVDHESGRVSPQFDYLTADEEDNYVVAQANAKLDENGAFVDENIICRFRGENIIVPRDRVDYMDVSPKQVVSAATACIPFLENDDSNRALMGANMQRQAVPLLEPESPLVGTGMEYVSAKDSGAAVVSKTKGRIERVSGKYVQLRKIEEVDGKEVETDVVRYNLQKFERSNQGTCYNQRPIVSEGNIVSKGEILADGPSMEKGEMALGRNVMVGFMTWEGYNYEDAIILSERLVKDDVYTSIHIEEYESEARDTKLGPEEITRDIPNVGEDALKNLDERGIIRVGAEVKDGDILVGKVTPKGVTELTAEERLLHAIFGEKAREVRDTSLRAPHGGDGIVLDVKVFNREDGDELPPGVNQLVRVYIVQKRKINEGDKMAGRHGNKGVISRILPEEDMPYLPDGTPIDIMLNPLGVPSRMNIGQVLEMHLGMAARNLGIHVASPVFDGAREEDVWSTLDEAGMARDGKTVLYDGRTGEPFDNRVSVGIMYMIKLAHMVDDKLHARSTGPYSLVTQQPLGGKAQFGGQRFGEMEVWALEAYGAAYTLQEILTVKSDDVVGRVKTYEAIVKGENVPEPGVPESFKVLIKELQSLGMDVKMLSSNEEEIEMLELDDEEEQGNDKLNLNLESGESNG